The segment TTGCGCCCACGCTGTCGACGCCCTCCGCCACCAGGATAGCGACGTGGCGAGTGCGAATGCTGCCGTCGCCGGGTCGAGCGAATAGCGATAGCGCCGGCGAGACTTTCACTTCCGGCTGTGGCGGCTCGCCGAGCGCCAGCGGCAGCGGTCGAGGCACCTCGTCCATGCCCAGCCCGGCCGCCACGGCTTCGGCGAGCTCGTCGGCGACGTTTCCGATCATGGCCACGACGCGCTCGCGCACCGCGCGCACCTGCACCTTCGTCAACTCGAAGCGGAAAGCGCGGATGATGTGGGCCTTTTCCACCGGGGTCTGGCTGTTCCAGAACAGCGTCGCTTGCGAATAGTGATCCGCAAACTTCTCCGGCTTGCCCCGGACCTTGTCTTCGTGCAGCGGCTCGGGAAACGACGTGAAGCCCTTCATGCCCGCCTGGAACGGGCACCCGCCGGCGAGCGAATTCGGCTCGTATGCCACCCGGCCCCGCGGGATCGCCTGGCGATGCATACCGTCGCGCTGGTTGTTGTGGACCTGCGCCACCGGGGCATTCACTGGAATCTCGTGGAAGTTGGGCCCGCCGAGCCGCGAGATCTGCGTATCGATATAGGAGTGGATGCGCCCGGCGAGCAGCGGGTCGTTGGAAAAGTCGATGCCGGGCACGATGTGCGCGGCGCAGAACGCGACCTGCTCGGTCTCCGCGAAAAAATTGTCGGGGTTGCGGTTGAGCACCATCCGGCCGACCGGCGTTACCGGCATCAATTCCTCGGGGACGATCTTGGTCGCGTCGAGCACGTCGAAGCTGAATCCTTTAGCCTCCTCCTCGGTGAAGATCTGCAGGCCGAGTTCCCATTCGGGGTAGGCGCCCGCTTCGATCGCTTCCCACAGGTCCCGCCGATGGAAGTCGGGATCGGCACCCGAGATCTTGAGCGCCTCGTCCCAGTCGACCGAATGGGTGCCGGCCACCGGTGACCAATGGAATTTCACGAACCGCGACTCGCCGGCGGCGTTCACCAGCCTGAACGTATGGACGCCGAAGCCCTGCATCATCCGGAAGCTTCGCGGGAGGCCGCGGTCGGACATCACCCACATGATCACGTGCGTCGATTCCGGCGTGAGCGAGATGAAGTCCCAGAACGTGTCGTGCGCGGTCCCCGCTTGGGGCATCTGGAAGTGCGGCTCGGGCTTCGCGGCATGGATGAGGTCGGGGAATTTCATCGCGTCCTGGATGAAGAACACCGGGATGTTGTTGCCGACGAGGTCGAAGTTGCCTTCATCGGTGTAGAACTTGACGGCGAAGCCACGGATGTCGCGGGCGAGATCGGTGGAGCCGCGTTCTCCGACTACCGTCGAAAAGCGTACAAACACCGGCGTGCGCTTGCCGGCTTCTGCGAACAGGGAGGCGCTCGTCACCCTCGAGAGCGGCTGGTAGCATTCAAAATAACCGTGCGCGCCCGATCCGCGCGCGTGCACCACCCGCTCGGGAATGCGCTCGTGATCGAAATGGGTGATCTTCTCGCGGAGGATGAAGTCCTCGAGGAGCGCTGGCCCGCGGAAACCGGCCTTGAGCGAGTTCTGGTTGTCGGCAACCGGAACACCCTGGTTCGTTGTCAGCACGCGGCCGCCCGAGTCCACGCGAACGCGGTCGAGCGGACCGCTTGCGGGATTGACACCGGTCGGCGGAACCCCGCCCCCTACCTTGTCGGTCGCGTTGACCTCGGTGAGCGTGCTCCCTGTCGCGGACGGATCGGAGGGTGCCACCGCGACTCCGGTGGGCGTATTGCGCGCGAGATCGCCGTGCTCTCTCTCCTTGTTTGCGTTGTAGGGCACCGCCGCCGCGAGCGACTGGGTTGCCGCACTCTTGACAGCATGTGCGTCCGAGGCCGCCGAAACATCCAGATCCGCCCGCGCAGGGCCGCTTACCGTCGAACGCGCGCTCGACTCGGACGACGACCCACCCGGGCGACCGGGATTGTTTCTGTAGCTTGACTTGTCTCTTCTTGCCATGGCGATCTTCTCCATAGTTCCCTACGCTGCTTGTGCGCGTGATCCTCTGCGGAACTGCGGAACACCATCCTGGCGGCATCCAGCTCATCCAGCTCCTTCCCCATATGGTTCAAGTCCTCGTCTGCCAATGCTTCGTGATTTGAGGAAACACATCATTACTCTTCTTCCCTCGAACCGCAGGATACAGAATCGTCTCCTCGATGTGAAAATGAACCATCCCTGTGAATCTGCTCGAATAGTCTTCTATGACTGCTAGCGTCCTGCGTAGACTTGACCCGCGCCAGAAACACCCGCCACGCCTCGGAAAGATCCGCCATGTGATGCTTTCTCAGCAATTCAAGCGGATGCATAGAATTGTCCTTCGGGAATCAAGGACCGCCCCCGAGTCGATTCACTCCCTATCGACCAAGGCATCTACCACCATCGCCACGAACTCCGGCGCAATCCCATCAGGAGGCTAGCGGCGAATACGACTAAGAAGATCCAAAATAGGGCTCGAGCGATCCCCACGGCACCGGCGGCGATGCGACACAGCGCCCCATCTCTATCTCCCCGGTTCGCTAGAACTTCGTCGGCGGCTGGTCGTCCGAAGCCCCCGGTGGTGTTTCCGGGATCACGCCGGGTCTACCATTAGTGAGATCTGGCGCACGGGTGTGGGCCGAGCCCTGGAGTTTTCTAGTGGCGCTCGTGCATTGGTCGCGCAAACGCTCGCGGCGGCGCCGGCCCGAATCCGGGTCAAAGAAATACATCAGCGCAGCGCCGATGCCCACGAGTATCAGTGTCGTCATAGGTTCCTCCTCTATAAGTGACGCAGACGTATCTGCATTGATTGATCGCTGTGCGGTACCCAGGCGGCCTAGGAAATCATCACGCTACACACTCGCTTCACCGGTCGCTGAGATATCCTCGGCATTCGCTTGTTTAAATATCTCTTTGGCGCGTGTCCGCTGACCTGCATCATCTGTATGCACCGAGAGCAGGATATTTCCCCCGCGTACTTTTCCTTCGTAGCGCTTCGCCTCATACTCCGGGATGCCCATCCCCACCAGCGCCCCGACGATTCCCCCGGCAGCTCCTCCGACCGCGGCACCCCCTAAGGCGCCCATAATCGGACCGGCGGCAATGAAGGGCCCCACTCCTGGAATGGCCAAGCTGCCGATTCCGGCTAGCCAACCCAAAGCAGCGCCTACCCCAGCACCCACCGTCCCGCCTGTAGTAGCACCCTCGGGGGCTTTAGTCGCCTTCTCGTGTGCGAAATCCTTGGTGCTTGATTTATCGGGGAATAGTACCGAGATATCGTTATTGGCGAACCCCGCGACCTGCAGTTGGTCCACGATCCGATCCGCCTGGACGGCGGTCTGCGCGATACAGTAAACGGCTTTTTTCATGACGGTTCTCCTGCTCAATCAGCATTGTGTTCAGTCAGCATTGATTTCCAGTTGGTTGTCAACTCGTTTTACGCCCGCAGTTTTTTCTGCGAGTTGGGCAATCGTCGTTCGCTCAGCAGTGTTCTCTACCGGTCCCCTCAGGGTGACGATTCCATCGCGGGTAATGATCTTCACGTTATGGGCATTGAGGGAGAGCGAGTCGTCTTTCACTATCGCGCGGCGGATCGCCGCAGTGAGCTCACGGTCACCTGCTTCCCCGCCCTGTTCCTCTGGCGTAACAGTAACGTCGCCCCTGTCACGGACATTTACTCCAGTGTTCTCCGCATCCCGAGCTCTTCCCTCCTCCGCACCCCCAGCTCCTTGCTTTTCCGCATTCGGAGCCGAGGAGCCTGGCGTAGTGTCGCGCATGGTTTCCGAGGATGGAGTTTTAGTAGTCTCTGCTAAGACAACTCCGTGGCTCAACACAATAATGAACGCGATTAGTAGTGATTGCATGAGTGTGCTCCGGCAGTTAACAAAACGCAGGGCGGATAACCATTAGTTACGCCTTGCCGTTAGAGACGCTGGCGCTACATCACCCGCTCGGCTCAGGGGGTGGCAATGGATATGCCATAGGCGCCTGTTCCCTGGTATTGCCGTAGCGATCAGGCACTTGGGGCTAGTGTGAACAGAATAAAATTACCGTTTTTGCGAGGAGGTCGAGTAAAGATTACCGTTGCCCTTGTAAACCTTACAGCGAATGCCGGAGTTGTGACCCTAAATCTGCGCAAGCGACGGCGGCATGCGGCTGAATCCGCCCCAAGGTGGTGATTGGCGGGAAGACTGCCGTGGCTGCCGGATGCGCTATGAAGGCCTACGGGAGCACGCGGCCCGGGACGTGACCGACCACTGATTAACCGCTCGGCGCTTCCGCTCGGCGGAGACCGCAAGGGGCGCCGCGAGGTGAGCCGTCGCCCGTCCCTCAATCGTCCCGGCCCGCGCCCGGAAACCCAAGTTGCCGCCAGGCCTCGTAGACGACCACGGCGACCGCGTTCGAGAGGTTGAGGCTCCGGCTTTGTGCTGTCATCGGGATGCGGAGTACCCGGTCGGGTCCGAGCTCGGCGAGGACGTCTTCGGGCAGGCCGCGGGTCTCGGGGCCGAACAGCAAGGCGTCTCCGGGCTGGTATTGCACGGCCGTGTAGCGGCGCGCGCCTCGGGTCGAGAACGCCAGGAGGCGCGCCGGGAGGGCTGCGGCCATGAAGCTCTCCAGGGAGTCATGGCACTCTACCCGGGCCCATTCCCGATAGTCGAGGCCGGCCCGCCGGACCTTTGCGTCATTCAGCGCGAAGCCGAGCGGTGCGATGAGGTGCAGGGCGGCGCCGGTGTTGGCGCAAAGCCTGATAACATTGCCGGTATTGGGCGGGATCTCGGGTTGGAATAGAACGACTTGGAGAATTACTTGAGGCACGACTTGGGAACGACGTGGGGGCACGCGCTGTGATGGGTGACGGGAGCCGAATGCTGGCGGTCGATTTCTGCGGGCTTGAGTTCAACACCCCGCTGGTACTGCTTTCTGGTTGCGTGGGCTTCGGTGAGGAGTACACCCGCGTGGTCGGTTTCTCGAACCGGGATGCCGGGGCCGTGTGCCTCAAGGGTACCACCCTGGCGCCGCGTCTCGGTAACCCCGCGCATCGGATCGCCGAGACCCCCGCCGGCATGCTGAACGCCATCGGGCTCCAGAACCCGGGCGCCCGGACCGTCGTCGATGACATCCTGCCCCGGCTCGATTTCACCGAGACCCGTTTTATCGCCAACGTCTCCGGGTCGACGGTCGAGGAGTATCGGGAGGTCACTCGGATCTTCGACGATTCGCGGATCGACGCCATCGAGATCAACATCTCGTGTCCCAACGTGAAGGAGGGCGGGGTCACGTTCGGGAACGATCCCGCGATGTCGGCGCGGGTCGTCGCGGCCTGCCGGGCCGTCACGCAGAAGCCCCTCATCACCAAGCTCTCGCCCAACCAGACGGATATCGCGGACAACGCCCGGCGCTGCCTGGAGGCCGGCACCGACGCCTTCGCCGTCATCAACACGATCATGGGCATGGCCATCGATATCGAGTCGCGCCGACCTATCCTCGGGAACCATCAGGGCGGTCTCTCGGGCCCGGCCATCAAGCCCATCGCGCTCCTCAAGGTCCATCAGATCTACGAGGTGTGCAGGCCCCATGGGGTGCCCATCATCGGCCAGGGCGGGATCGCGAGCCCCGCGGACGCCATCGAGTTCCTGCTCGCGGGCGCGACGGCCGTCGGCATCGGCACGGCGCTCTTCTACGATCCGCTCATTTGTCCCAAGATCAATGCCGGGATCCGGGACTACCTCGAACGCCACGGCTCCACGTCGGTCTCGGAGCTCGTGGGATCGCTGCTGGAACCACCCTCGCTGTCGGCGTGGTGCACCGGGTAACACATCGCTCGGTGTCGGGTCGAAAGCCGGGTGGCCGAGGTACGGACTGCTCCACCTCGTCCATCCGCATGCTGCCCAATCCGACGAGAATTAACCGTCTTCGGCCAGGCGTTCACTGAAGGTCTCGCAGGCTTGCATGCGGCCGGACTGAAACCCGCGGCGGAACCAGGCCACGCGTTGCTTCGAAGATCCATGCGTCCAGGTCTCCGGGTTGACGGAACCGTCGCTCTGTCTCCGGATGCGATCGTCGCCAATCGCGGCCGCTGCACCCAGGGCCTCTTCCACGTCACCCTGTTCGAGGATGCCGCGCTGCCTGGTTGCATTTCCCCACACGCCGGCCAGGCAGTCCGCCTGTAGCTCGAGGCGCACCGAGAGCGCCGCGGCTTGTTCCGGCCGGCTTTGCTGCACGCGCCTGACCTCGGCATCGATGCCGAGCAGGTGCTGCACATGATGTCCGATCTCGTGAGCGATCACACAGGCCTGAGCGAAGTCGCCGGGGGCGCCGAAGCGTTGTTTGAGATCGCGGTAAAATCCCAGGTCGATGTAGACCTTCTGATCGAGCGGGCAATAGAAAGGGCCCATGGCCGACTCGGCAAAGCCGCAATTCGACTGCACGGCGTCGGTGAAGAGCACGAGCTTGGCGTCCCGATAGCGTTTGCCGCCCTGGGGAAACCCCGTATGCCAGGTGCCTTGTACATCATCGAGGACGAATGACACGAAGTCGACGAGCTTCTCCTCCTCGGGTGAGGTGTGGTGCGGAGTCACTGTCTCGCCCGGCAAGGGACTCTCGGGACCCTGGTCGAGCAGGGCCAGGAAGTCTTGTCCCGTGATGAGACTAACGACCAAGAGTATGACCACCCCGCCGAGACCCAAGCGGGTGCCTGCCCCGTATCGGCCGCCTCCCGGCACGCCCTCGCCGCGCCGGTCTTCCAGATTGGCGCTGCGTTCAGCGCGTCTCCAACGCATATCGATCGCACCTGCTTGTCATGTTTCCAGCATCGGGCGAGCGTTGGTGTCGGGCGCTCTGCCGCGCACCATCCTCGCCCGGATGTTGATGTCTGAGATGCATAGATTATAGAGGCTTTCGTAGAACCGGGTCATGAAGATGCAGGTGGCCAGGTCATCGACCGGCCAGAGGCTCATCACCAGCCCGGCGGTATACGCGCGCCAGTCTGAAAGCCGCAGCGCTCAAGCGATCGGGTCGGTCTTACCGACGAGGATGAATGCGCCCCAAAGCCCCGGATATGCTAACCGTCCGTTTCGGGCAACTGACGGTAAGGGGACGTCCACCCAAGATCGTCTCAATCCTTACTGGTTAGGCGACGTTGGTTGCATTAGTCGTGAGAGCGCTGCTGTAGAATCCCGTCCTTGGTGTGACGTCACTCGGAGGAAAGCGGAACGATGGTTGCTGCACGTGAAAAGTCGAAGTTAACATTTGACCGAGTTGCTAGTGCACGAGACCAGAACAGACAGAGGGCAAGAGATAGTGGCTACATATTAACGAGAAACGTTCCACGATGGTTACGTGTTATTGAAAGAAAAGGTGAACGGTCGATCGTTCCAATTAAAGACCACGTGCGACTAGGCTTTCGTGGCCGACGGTGATCTTGTTTCGTTAGGGGCTCAATGCTCACCACGTTCTACTGCCGGTACTTCCAACGCGCTTTCTTCTGGTCCGTGCCGATCGGCGGGCTTGCAGGCCTGATCGGGCTGGGCGGCGGAGAGTTCCGCCTGCCGGTGCTCACGCAGTTCATCGGCTTCCCAGCACGAGCAGCGATCCCGCTCAACCTCCTCATTAGCCTGGTGACGCTTTCGTTTGCACTGGCAGCGCGCAATCACGTGGTCCCGGTGTCGGGCGTCATGGCACACGTGCCGGAGATGGCGGGCCTGACGGTGGGCGGCCTCTTCAGTGCCATCTACGGGACCCACCTCGTTCTGCGGATGACCTATCGCCGTTTGGCTATTGCGATGGCCATGCTCCTTGCTGCCCTGGGCGTGCTGTTGCTCATCGAGGCCTTCGTACCATTCGACAAAAGCACGCTCGGTGCGGAGTCACTGCTCGTCCGCGCCCTTACAGGTGTTCTGATCGGCCTCGTCGTCGGCGTCGTCAGCAGCATGCTCGGCGTGGCGGGCGGCGAGCTGCTCATACCAGCACTGGTCTTTGTTTTCGGCGCCGATATCAGGGTTGCGGGCAGCGCCAGTCTGCTTATCTCACTCGCCATCGTGGCGACGGGCGTGTGGCATTACCATAGGGTGGGCGCACTGCCCATGACAGGCGGTCCGCGGCGCATCGCCATGTCAATGAGCGCTGGCTCGCTGATTGGTGCTGCTCTGGGCGGCCTCGCCGTGGCCGTAGCGCCTACCGAATTCCTCAAGGTCGTGCTGGGATCGGTTCTCTTACTGGCTGCGGT is part of the Pseudomonadota bacterium genome and harbors:
- a CDS encoding dihydroorotate dehydrogenase → MGDGSRMLAVDFCGLEFNTPLVLLSGCVGFGEEYTRVVGFSNRDAGAVCLKGTTLAPRLGNPAHRIAETPAGMLNAIGLQNPGARTVVDDILPRLDFTETRFIANVSGSTVEEYREVTRIFDDSRIDAIEINISCPNVKEGGVTFGNDPAMSARVVAACRAVTQKPLITKLSPNQTDIADNARRCLEAGTDAFAVINTIMGMAIDIESRRPILGNHQGGLSGPAIKPIALLKVHQIYEVCRPHGVPIIGQGGIASPADAIEFLLAGATAVGIGTALFYDPLICPKINAGIRDYLERHGSTSVSELVGSLLEPPSLSAWCTG
- a CDS encoding sulfite exporter TauE/SafE family protein, encoding MLTTFYCRYFQRAFFWSVPIGGLAGLIGLGGGEFRLPVLTQFIGFPARAAIPLNLLISLVTLSFALAARNHVVPVSGVMAHVPEMAGLTVGGLFSAIYGTHLVLRMTYRRLAIAMAMLLAALGVLLLIEAFVPFDKSTLGAESLLVRALTGVLIGLVVGVVSSMLGVAGGELLIPALVFVFGADIRVAGSASLLISLAIVATGVWHYHRVGALPMTGGPRRIAMSMSAGSLIGAALGGLAVAVAPTEFLKVVLGSVLLLAAVKTIHCSATSRR
- a CDS encoding BON domain-containing protein, whose translation is MQSLLIAFIIVLSHGVVLAETTKTPSSETMRDTTPGSSAPNAEKQGAGGAEEGRARDAENTGVNVRDRGDVTVTPEEQGGEAGDRELTAAIRRAIVKDDSLSLNAHNVKIITRDGIVTLRGPVENTAERTTIAQLAEKTAGVKRVDNQLEINAD
- a CDS encoding catalase, with translation MARRDKSSYRNNPGRPGGSSSESSARSTVSGPARADLDVSAASDAHAVKSAATQSLAAAVPYNANKEREHGDLARNTPTGVAVAPSDPSATGSTLTEVNATDKVGGGVPPTGVNPASGPLDRVRVDSGGRVLTTNQGVPVADNQNSLKAGFRGPALLEDFILREKITHFDHERIPERVVHARGSGAHGYFECYQPLSRVTSASLFAEAGKRTPVFVRFSTVVGERGSTDLARDIRGFAVKFYTDEGNFDLVGNNIPVFFIQDAMKFPDLIHAAKPEPHFQMPQAGTAHDTFWDFISLTPESTHVIMWVMSDRGLPRSFRMMQGFGVHTFRLVNAAGESRFVKFHWSPVAGTHSVDWDEALKISGADPDFHRRDLWEAIEAGAYPEWELGLQIFTEEEAKGFSFDVLDATKIVPEELMPVTPVGRMVLNRNPDNFFAETEQVAFCAAHIVPGIDFSNDPLLAGRIHSYIDTQISRLGGPNFHEIPVNAPVAQVHNNQRDGMHRQAIPRGRVAYEPNSLAGGCPFQAGMKGFTSFPEPLHEDKVRGKPEKFADHYSQATLFWNSQTPVEKAHIIRAFRFELTKVQVRAVRERVVAMIGNVADELAEAVAAGLGMDEVPRPLPLALGEPPQPEVKVSPALSLFARPGDGSIRTRHVAILVAEGVDSVGAKAIHAGLTELGAVARYVGGRLGRVQSEDGDPLEVEVTMETMPSVLFDAVAVPGGDAAAKALGGLGHAAEFIVGAYRHCKPILALGAGRHFVENVGVPATLPSGDPDPGLLLFDDAQLKSALPAFVEAIARHRHNAREMDPPPV
- a CDS encoding zinc metallopeptidase; the encoded protein is MRWRRAERSANLEDRRGEGVPGGGRYGAGTRLGLGGVVILLVVSLITGQDFLALLDQGPESPLPGETVTPHHTSPEEEKLVDFVSFVLDDVQGTWHTGFPQGGKRYRDAKLVLFTDAVQSNCGFAESAMGPFYCPLDQKVYIDLGFYRDLKQRFGAPGDFAQACVIAHEIGHHVQHLLGIDAEVRRVQQSRPEQAAALSVRLELQADCLAGVWGNATRQRGILEQGDVEEALGAAAAIGDDRIRRQSDGSVNPETWTHGSSKQRVAWFRRGFQSGRMQACETFSERLAEDG
- a CDS encoding CHAT domain-containing protein, which produces MSLWPVDDLATCIFMTRFYESLYNLCISDINIRARMVRGRAPDTNARPMLET
- the trmL gene encoding tRNA (uridine(34)/cytosine(34)/5-carboxymethylaminomethyluridine(34)-2'-O)-methyltransferase TrmL, with the translated sequence MLQVVLFQPEIPPNTGNVIRLCANTGAALHLIAPLGFALNDAKVRRAGLDYREWARVECHDSLESFMAAALPARLLAFSTRGARRYTAVQYQPGDALLFGPETRGLPEDVLAELGPDRVLRIPMTAQSRSLNLSNAVAVVVYEAWRQLGFPGAGRDD